In Rhodopirellula sp. P2, the DNA window TGAGATCGCTGTGACAAATGCCGCACGACTCGACTTCGATGTCAACTTCGTTGGGGCCAAGCTCACCAAGTTCATACTCGAACTCTTCAAACTTACCCTTGGGTTCCTTCACCGCGTACGCATGGACGGTTTTCATAATGCTTTGACTTTGACAAGAGGAGGGAATGAACAAGAAAACGCCGTCGGCAAACGCTTTTATTCCGCGTTGCAGGCTTCAGGTTCTTCGACAGTGTCTTCGGACGAGGCAGCTTCATAGGTTGGGAAGTCCGTGTAACCATGCGCATCGTGCGAATACCAAACCGACATGTCGGCTGTTTCAGCCAAAGGCCAACCGTTGGCGAAACGTTCGACGAGGTCCGGATTGCTGATGAACGGCCGGCCAAAAGCAATCAAATCCGCCGAACCGTCCACGATGGCCTCTTCCGCGGACTCCCGGGTGTAGCCAACGTTGCCCATCAACGTACCACTGAAGACCTTTCGGAAATCCGCGAGCGTCATCGCAGGACCAAGTTCATGGAAACCAAACCCGGTGCCGTCCATCACGTGCAAGTAGGCAAGTCCATGCGCATCCAGCTGGCGAGCCACATACGTGAACTGCTCGACGTATTCGGGTGACCCCATGTCGTTGAACGAACCGTTGGGAGCCAACCGAACGCCAACACGATCGTTGGACCAAACGCTGGTGACCGCATCGACAACCTCACCCAGCAAACGGTAGCGGTTCTCAATGCTGCCGCCGTATTGATCATCGCGTTGATTCGACTTGGACTGCAAGAATTCATCCAGCAGGTAGCCATTGGCGGAGTGGATTTCGACGCCATCGAATCCAGCTGCCTTCGCCCGTTTGGCCGCCTGGCGATAATCTTCCACGATGCCTGGCAGTTCGCTGGTTTCGAGAGCACGTGGCACTTCGTATGGCTTCTTTCCCGATGGGGTGTGCACGCCGTCGCCTTCGATCGCGATGGCCGAGGGTGCCACCGGCAGTTCACCGTTATGAAAATCACTGTGCGATGCACGTCCGGTGTGCCACAACTGCAGAAAGATTCGGCCACCGGCTTGGTGAACCGAGTCGACCACGACCTTCCAACTTTCCGCCATTTCATCGGTGGAGATGCCCGGTGACTGCGGCCAACCAATGCCTTGTTCAGACACCACGGTCGCTTCGCTAATGAGCAGACCGGCGGAAGCTCGTTGCGTGTAGTACTCGGCCATCATTTCATTGGCCATGCGTTCCACCCCGGCGCGTGCTCGTGTCAGCGGAGCCATCACGATCCGGTTGGGCAGCGTCAGCCCACCCAGTTCGAGAGGCTGGAACAATGCGGACTGGGACGAATTGGAACTGGAACTGTTCATCTGATC includes these proteins:
- a CDS encoding alkene reductase, which translates into the protein MNSSSSNSSQSALFQPLELGGLTLPNRIVMAPLTRARAGVERMANEMMAEYYTQRASAGLLISEATVVSEQGIGWPQSPGISTDEMAESWKVVVDSVHQAGGRIFLQLWHTGRASHSDFHNGELPVAPSAIAIEGDGVHTPSGKKPYEVPRALETSELPGIVEDYRQAAKRAKAAGFDGVEIHSANGYLLDEFLQSKSNQRDDQYGGSIENRYRLLGEVVDAVTSVWSNDRVGVRLAPNGSFNDMGSPEYVEQFTYVARQLDAHGLAYLHVMDGTGFGFHELGPAMTLADFRKVFSGTLMGNVGYTRESAEEAIVDGSADLIAFGRPFISNPDLVERFANGWPLAETADMSVWYSHDAHGYTDFPTYEAASSEDTVEEPEACNAE